A region of the Gammaproteobacteria bacterium genome:
TTAAGAGATGAGTAAGAGAGCGCAACCGACAAATTCTCCATTAAAGGTGTAAATGGAGGTATGTAGCAGTTACAAGTTCATGTCACACGTGTCACACATGTCACACGTGTCACACATGTCACACATGTCACACAGTCACAAAAAGTGGGTGTGTGACATGTGTGACAAACCATTTGAAATGTATGTCACACGCTTAGAGCTATACGTGGAGCCACTTCCAGCGGGGTGTGTGACATGTGTGACATGTGTGACACGTGTGACATGAATTTGCAACTTATTGATTTATTGCTAGTGTGTGACACACACGCCCGTCACACGCCTGTCACACACCCACCGTCTCGATGGTTTCCCTCATCCTCGCCCCGGTCCCCCCGTGGCTCGACGTGCGCCGCTCCCGTCCTCGGCGGTTGCGGTCGTC
Encoded here:
- a CDS encoding hypothetical protein (Evidence 5 : Unknown function), giving the protein MEVCSSYKFMSHVSHMSHVSHMSHMSHSHKKWVCDMCDKPFEMYVTRLELYVEPLPAGCVTCVTCVTRVT